In Primulina huaijiensis isolate GDHJ02 chromosome 4, ASM1229523v2, whole genome shotgun sequence, the DNA window ataattaaatgatattCATTGTATTTCTCTCGACATTTTCTTTCAGAATAAAGGACAatctttttataataaatttagtaATTTCGGTCTCGATTTATAATTCTTACAAGTTAAAACTACATTGTTACGATTACTAGTGTGACTCGAAAATCATGAGGTGACCATCATAACCTAGGAAATGTAATGATTGGGAAAAAATGAATcgaaacattgaaaatataagaGCCCAAGCATAGAGTTGTGCTTGCAAGAGACGTATGCAGTGAGTGTCACGCAACTATTTGACGTGATGATACATAACATTCAATAGATAAGTGTCATATCAACATCACTTATATAAGTGCATGGTGAATGTGTATCATATCAAAACTAACTTaatgtaataaattatatattttaaatttttattactatttttatatttcaaaatgaatTCTACACACCTAATTAAAAATTTCTTGTCGTTTATAGAGACAAAATTATAAAGCTCGAAAAAAttatgagtaggtctttcataagacggtctcacggatctttattcgtgagacggagcaattatgttcatatttacaataaaaattaatatatttgacataaaaagtaatactttttcatggatgacccatataaaatatctgtttcacaaaattgacctgtgagaccgtctcaagtgagtttttgtgaaaaattataAAGGTTTATAATCAGTTTTAAGGAATATTTACGAAGATAATTTTTGtatctaaattttataaaaatatgtatatgtatgaaATTTGGAACCTTTTTGtgttttgattaattattaatcagAGTTAGTCGATTGTCACGCATAAGTCGTTGATGTCCGACTTTTCAACAAACACTTGCAAGGTTGTGGGAAAGGTTAAATTAGGGTTTATTTGGGTTTCTCATGTTGAGGGACCACCATGGCTGATTCATCATCAACCTCCGAAAACCCCCCAATCGAGGAAATAGAGTTAGGGCTTTTGATCCCTGATACGGACCCGTCGGATCCGGTGGCCTCCCATTTCATGGATGTTGAGGTTCAGCGTTCTGAGTCGCCGAAAATTGCCTCGGATGGAGGAAGTGATCCCCCAACGGAGGAGGGCATGGTGGAAGTGGTGGACGATGCTGATAGCGATGAGGAGGCCCGGTTACTTGATTCCATTGAAAGGCAGGTGCGTCAGCTGACGATCCAGCAGGCTGAAATGGAGGCGGGCCGTGAGCAAATGCAACACGTTGGAGGCTGGGAGGAGAATGACTGGAAAATAGAGGAGAGGGAGTACGTTCATGAAGAAAAGGATGAACAGGAGGAGGAGATGTTTGGAGACGAAAATGAGGACGAAGAGGGCGATGAGGAGAATGCTGATGTATGTGTACCCGGAGCGAGTCCGTTGATGGGAGCGAGATATAATAATCTCATTGGTGCTCGGAGGAAGGTTACCTATCCGATTAGACCTGATGCAGAGGATTGTGCGTATTACATGAAATACTTGTCCTGTAAGTTTGGATCGAACTGCAAGTTTAATCACCCTCCGAGGAGAAGGAATCAGGTCATTTTTCTTATTGAATGTCTGTGATTGTGTGGGGAAGCCATGAAATATGTGGATCTTGGAGTTGTTTTATCAGATTTTTGTTGATGGTTGGTGCATTTTTAAGTGTTTTGAGTCATTGGAATCTACTTGGAAgcacttgaattttttttagggAATGGCATATGATGGAACAGTTCTTCAGAAGAACTTGATCATTGTAGAATATTGTTGTATGGGATGGATACGTTCATCAATACTTTACATCTGTAGCGTTGTTCTTATCTGGGTTGTATATTAATAGCTGGTGAATGGTAGCCCAACAACAACGTTTCCTTCAGCTATTGTCTATTGAAAGTGATGTCATGATCctctttgattttgattatgattataatGTTTCTCTTACTTACCCTTCTGTCTCATGATATTGGTAATGGCCGCATAGCTAGTTATGTCTTTTGAGTTTGAGATGGTTGGAGTTTTATTAGTCATTTGTGAATTTGGCTAATCTTATGGTGGAAATCATACTGTGACTATGTTAGGTACCTGTAAATTTGTAATGATATGCATGTTGCAGTAGCCTGTCCCCTTTTTTCTGTTGCAAATTTCTTTATAATGTCAAAACTTGGTTAGTAGTGTGAAGATCGGGTTCTAGTGTACTCGTTTATGCATAGCGTGTGCTAACTTCAAACTCTTCTCCCTCTAAAGTAGGGTTTCTCATTGAGAAAGAAAGTTAAATATCATTGCTAAGTTGTACATAGGCTTTGTCCCAGCTTCATTATTCGTCGTttatctgtctcaaatacttcGAAGTATTGGAGGTTATTATTTTAACGcggtaattttttttcctcttgaTGAATTTGATAATGCAGGGCATTAAAGAGAGAGTGAAGACCAGGGAAGAAAATTCTGAGAGGGAAGGACAGATAGAATGCAAGGtttattatcattgatatttttttcctgATCATAGAGCAATCCCATTTCTTCAAAGATTATTCACATCTGTCTAAGACAAAAGCTTACTTGAATTCTTTGCAGTATTACCTTTCTGAAGGAGGATGCAAATATGGAAAAGATTGCAAATACGTTCATGGCACAGACCGTACCTCCATGTCCCATACTCCCGAGTTAAACTTTTTAGGTCTGCCGATTCGACTGGTATAGATCTCTCATTCTCATAATTTGAAACTGATGTTTTTCTAAAGAATGTGCTGATCATGTTTCCTCCTATCCAGGCTTTGCATTAATTTAGATTTCTAGATGTTCTTCATAGATGTCGAAATAACCCAGTTAGTTTTGATTGGCTAAAGCATTTCTCCCTGATACTTAGAAATGGGAACAGAAGAATTTTAGCAATGCATTTTCATGTAATTGGACAGATGGTACAGATAATCCACATATTAAAATAGCTCATAGTTTGATCTAATACAAGTGACAATTCGATATTTTGTCTCTTTGGCGTGTccaaaataataatgtttttttttcctcataCAGGGAGAAAAGGAGTGTCCATACTACTTGCGCACTGGGTCTTGTAAATATGGTTCAAATTGCAGGTTTCATCATCCAGAACCTACAACTGTGACAATAGGTGACTCACCTTCTGGATTTAGCAATGGTGGATCTCTTCCATCACAGCATATTTCCGCATCTTCTGTCTCCTCGTGGTCTTCTCCAAGGACCTACAATGACGCCTCTTCATTTCTGCCTTATCCTCCGATCCACCAAGGCGCCCCTACCCCAAATTCTGAATGGAATGGGTATCAGGTAATGTATTACTTTTTGAGTAGTCACATCTATGTATGGACTATGGACCCTTATTTTCTTTGTTCTCTTTTGTTATATTTAGGTATATTATTCATGCAAAAGATGTTTTAGAGatgaatcaaaatttcaatGTGTAATTATTTTTTCTAGAAAAATTTCGATGTGTAATTATTTTTTCTAGGTATGGTATTTGGGTTCTCACTCTAGCTTTCTTTTGGGCAGTTGGTGTTAATGAATAGCTTTCTTATATCtctatgtttgattgatttttaaaattgcaGCACTTTTCTCTAACATTGAATAATATTCAGAATATTATGGATGGTTGTTGCTAGTCCGTCACTTTTTATGCACCTGCAGAAGCATTTTCTTAGATCTGAATTTGTATAGATTCCAAATTGATCCTAACTAGTCCTGATTTCAATGGACATGTGGTTGGGGATAATATATTTTCCTTAGCATTGCCTCCTCACtttcttttctgttttttaGTTCTCGGAGggaattccttttttttttaaatcatttactaAAGGTTGTTTGTAAGAATAATAATGAAGAAGACGAGGAATTATGGCACCACCAATCGCTGTTGATGTAtgtccaaatctttttttttttggtctggTGGTAAGCATAGACGAATCTTTGAATATCCCAGGATAGTTTAAATTTCAATTCTATATTTTGATCGAGTAATTTAGATCCTTGATTAATTTTTCTGTACTTCTGGAGTATTATTGATGAAGATTTGGTTTAATATTTGCCATCGATGGTTCTGTTTAATACAAATTTGAGGCTTTAACTAATAGTGCTCATTGACTCAAAAGAATGAGATGAGTTCTAGCACGAGTTGGAACTTGTTTTAAACGCCTCAAGTTTtcattaactgttttttcttgGCTGGTTTAATTTGATATCATATGCAAAAGCTAAAATGATCTGTGAGTGTGCCACATCTTGAGGGCTATCTATTATGTGTTTTTGTGTATAAAAACTTGCCAAAGATTTTTAAAGTCTACACTGAGCACCGCATGCCACTTTCAGATGAATTCTTAGTCAAAGCAAAACATTCACCTCGTTTTTTTCTGCATATATTGTCATAAACGATGTTGTATGACTAACCACAAAGTGTGGTGGTATGTTACCTCAATATGGTAGTTGTATGATGGAGATTCAATCATCATTCAAAGATGACATTTTGATATGCATAATACTTACTATTCCGGTTCATATGGACTCTGTTCTCCTGGCTAACTAGccagcttttaaaaaaaattggtatcaAAATCGACTGTCACTATAAGATAGATGCTCCATTTTTCTTATCCGctcctttttttattttgaattatttgagGCTTCTGCCTACCCAACTTCTGAGAGGGGCCTACCTACACCTCCAGCTTTTGTCATAAACAATCTGCCGACTGAGTTGAACTTCCCCATGCAACGACAACATGATTTCATAGTTGATGAACATCCAGAACGACCAGGTGAACCTGAATGTAGTTACTTCTTGAAAACTGGAGACTGCAAATACAAGTCTAGTTGCAAATATCACCACCCGAAGAACCGTACATCAAAAGCAAAGGCAAACCCATACGTTCTCAATGATAAAGGCCTACCCCTTAGACCTGTAAGTTTGCATTGTCATAGTTTATCGTGTGCCTGCTGCTTTAAGATGTTTGCAAGCTTTTCTTTCTCAATCTGttgatttattttcttaatatgTATTGGACTTGTAGACTCAAGGTTAAAGAATAAAATTACTGACCAGATACGACACATGTTTTATAACAATGTTATCAATAATGCAGGATCAGCCCATATGTACGCACTATCATCGGTATGGTATCTGTAAGTACGGACCAGCTTGTAGATACGATCATCCATTGAACCCTGGAATGTTTCCGCCTCCTTTTGATCAGAAACCTTTTGGTGACTTAAGAAATGTTGGTGGAGCTGGAAAGTTTAGGCAAGGAAATGAAAGCAGATCTTGAGCGTAGCTACCTAATATTAGCATAAGAAATGTTCTGAAGTTTTCTGGTACAGTCATCAGGATTTATACTTCTGAACTTTGTTATAGATCTGAACTAGAACTTTTAGACTTAGACATCATCTTTATTTTAGTTTTGTGTTAATGAAAGCGCAAGCGGGTATTTGAGGGATTCTTTGGCCCTTCTCTTCCTTCTATTTTTTGTCTACTTCTTTAAGTTGACTCCCTTCTCTTATCATCTTACCGTTGTGCCGTAAAATTCTCCGGTAAGGAGCAACGGCAGTGCACCATATAATTTGATAAAGGTAGATCCCCGAGACTCCGGTGGCTAATTCTTGATCTTTATAAATTACTAGTGTTCCGTATTTGAACACggataatttttgttattttcaaattaaattttttttttaaagtcatttaattttttttatgtgaggTTCAATATGCATCCACGTATTTTGATCaatgaaattattaaattccgCATGTTTTAACCAACGATTGGTGTTAGATATGAGGTGAGGGTAGTTTCCTGTTGTTGGTTCGCATCAACTGTTAAGAAATGAATGTTATTGGGCATTTGCCTTGTTCATGATATTTATGAAAGCACCCTTAGAACAAGTCGCACTTTAATGTGACTTTGTAATATACTAAGAGAAGATTtgttgtgagacggtctcacgaatctttatctgtacaattctatcgatattcacaataaaaaata includes these proteins:
- the LOC140975650 gene encoding zinc finger CCCH domain-containing protein 67; the protein is MADSSSTSENPPIEEIELGLLIPDTDPSDPVASHFMDVEVQRSESPKIASDGGSDPPTEEGMVEVVDDADSDEEARLLDSIERQVRQLTIQQAEMEAGREQMQHVGGWEENDWKIEEREYVHEEKDEQEEEMFGDENEDEEGDEENADVCVPGASPLMGARYNNLIGARRKVTYPIRPDAEDCAYYMKYLSCKFGSNCKFNHPPRRRNQGIKERVKTREENSEREGQIECKYYLSEGGCKYGKDCKYVHGTDRTSMSHTPELNFLGLPIRLGEKECPYYLRTGSCKYGSNCRFHHPEPTTVTIGDSPSGFSNGGSLPSQHISASSVSSWSSPRTYNDASSFLPYPPIHQGAPTPNSEWNGYQASAYPTSERGLPTPPAFVINNLPTELNFPMQRQHDFIVDEHPERPGEPECSYFLKTGDCKYKSSCKYHHPKNRTSKAKANPYVLNDKGLPLRPDQPICTHYHRYGICKYGPACRYDHPLNPGMFPPPFDQKPFGDLRNVGGAGKFRQGNESRS